GTTTCACTGAGAGGACATGATAAACCGCCCTTTTTAGCTGAAGAATTTGCTAGTCTTTGTGGCATAAATGAAGTAGTGAGAACAGACCTTATAAATGTTAGCGCTGTTCTACTCAAATTGCACGGCGGGGCTATAATACAAGTAAACTCAAAACATCACCCTTCTAGGCAAAATTTTTCAGTAGCACATGAAATTGGGCATCTACTATTTAGTGAGCTTAAATTAGAGCGTTATATTAACAGCATTGAGTACAGAACATTTAATCCGCAGGCTAAAGCAAGAACTCGAGAAAAAGCCATAGAACGTTTATGTGATATTGCTGCTACTGAACTTTTGATGCCAGAACTAATTTTCAAGAAATACCTGGCAAATTTTGGTTTATCAGTAAACTCTGTTGAACCTTTGGCTCATATCTTCAAGACATCTATTCAGGCAACCGCTTTTCGAATTGCCGAAGTCACTAATGAACCATGTTTGATGCTCATGTGGCAACCATTTCCAGTAAATAATCCGAAAGGGCTCAGATTGAAACGCTGTGTAAGTTCAAAAACCAAGCTAAAAGCTGTGCCCATCCATACGCTAGATAAGTTTCCCTCTAGTTTATCCAAAGCATATAACTCTAATATGTCTGTTAAGTCTAACAAAAAGTTTATAATTAATAACACTGAACATTTTATCCCTATGGAATCTAAAGGCTTTGGTTATGGTGAATATAGATATGTTCTATCTTTAGCTTTTTTGAATAAGGTAAAACTTGGAGATTCTTTTGCAGAATAAAAAATATAGCGAGATAAACTATCCAAATCGCAACCAGATTGCGCGCATCGTTTTCGCCGCGGCTGAGTCCATGGGAATCGCCGACCGGAGACTGGTGGAAAGGCTCACCGCGCAGGTCATCGAGCGATTGGAGCAAAACCGCACCCTTTTTCAGCCACCGGCACTGCCCGGGATGGAAGATTTCGTCGACAGGTCGTCACGGCGACTGAGCCGTCTGCCGTCGGATACCGACATCCTGACGATGGTAGAGGAAATCCTGGCTGCGGAAGAACAAAAATTCACCGAGGAGGCACCCGCTGAAATGAAACCGACCAAGACCGCCAAGACTACAAGCCGGCCGGATACCGGCTTAAAGTTGACCGAAAATGCTCTGCACGTCCTGCAGAAGCGTTACCTGAAAAAGGACAAGCAGGGAAATGTTATTGAAACGCCGGAGGAGATGTTCCACCGTGTTGCCAGAGCCATTGCCGAGGCTGAACTCCTTTACAAGCCCAGCGCGAATGTGAAGGAAATTGAAAACGAATTTTACCGCATAATGACCAGCCATGAGTTCCTGCCCAACTCGCCCACTTTAATGAATGCGGGTCGGGAACTGGGGCAGCTCTCTGCCTGCTTTGTCCTGCCTATTGAGGACTCGATGGAGTCTATCTTTGACTCGGTGAAGCATACGGCGCTCATCCACAAGAGCGGTGGGGGCACCGGCTTTTCCTTCTCCCGGTTGCGCCCGGCAAGAGACCGGGTCGGTTCCACGGGCGGCGTGGCCAGCGGTCCGGTGTCCTTCATCAGGGCGTTCGATACCGCCACCGATGTCATCAAGCAGGGCGGGATGCGCCGCGGGGCCAATATGGGCATTCTCAATGTTGACCATCCCGACATCATAAAGTTCATTACCTCCAAAGAGGATATGACTGCCCTGACCAACTTCAACATCTCGGTCGCGGTCACCTCGGAGTTTATGGAGGCGGTTAAGGCTGGCACCGATTACAGTCTGATAAACCCACGAACCAAAGAGGTTGAGGGCAAACTCAACGCCAAAGAGGTCTTTGATAAAATAGTGGATATGGCCTGGAAGACCGGCGACCCCGGCATCGTCTTTATTGACCGGATTAACCAGGATAACCCCACCCCGCACCTGGGCAAGATAGAGAGCACCAACCCCTGCGGTGAGCAGCCCCTGCTTCCCTACGAATCGTGCAACCTCGGCTCTATCAATCTGGCCGAAATGCTGCAACAGGGAGATAGCTCATTTGAAATCGACTACCCCAGGCTGGCGAATACCGTCAAGACTGCGGTCAGGTTTCTGGATAACGTTATCGACGTGAACAAGTTCCCCCTGCCTCAGATAGAGGAGATGACCAAGAAGACGAGAAAGATTGGCCTCGGCGTCATGGGCTTTGCCGATATGCTGCTACAGCTTGGCATCCCTTATAATTCCGAAGCAGCGCTCAACCTTGCTTCTGAAGTCATGAAATTCATCAGCGATGAAGCGACCAAGGCGTCGGTGGAACTGGGCGAGGAGCGCGGCCTCTTTCCCGCCTTTGAAGGCAGCGCCTACGATAAGCCTAATGGCTATAGAGTAAGGAATGCCACCAGAACCACCATCGCCCCCACCGGCACCCTGAGCATGATTGCCGGCTGTTCCAGCGGCATAGAGCCTCTCTTTGCCCTGAGCTTTACCAAAAATATCCTGGATGGGGCGAAACTGGTGGAGGTGAACCCGTATTTTGAAGATATTGCCCGGGAAAAGGGCTTTTACTCCGAAGACTTGATGCAGAAACTCGCTGACGGCGCACACCTCGGTGACATCGATGGCGTGCCTGACGACGTGAAACCGGTATTCGTTACCGCCCACGAGATTACCCCGGAGTGGCACGTGAAGATGCAGGCCGCCTTCCAGAAGTCCACGAACAACGCCGTTTCCAAGACGGTCAATTTCCCCCGTGAGGCTACCAGGGAAGATGTGGCCAAGGTGTACCTGCTCGCCTGTGAAGAAGGACTCAAGGGGATAACCATCTACCGCGATGGCAGTCGCGATGCGCAGGTTCTCACCACCGGCAGAACGGAGGAGAAAATTGATAAAGCAGATGAGGAAAGGCGGACGCCGCGGAAGCGTGCCAAGGTAACCAGCGGCTTTACGGAGCGGGTCACCACCGGCTGCGGCTATATCTACGTTACGGTAAACTCCGATGAAAACGGCATCTGCGAGGTCTTTTCACACCTGGGGAAAACGGGTGGCTGTGCCTCGGCACAGGCAGAAGCGACCTGCCGCCTCATATCGCTGTCTTTAAGGTCCGGACTTGACGTTGCCTCCGTTGTCCGGCAGCTCCGGGGTATCCGCTGCCCGTCGATTGCCTGGGAGGAGGGCAAATCCATCCTGTCCTGCGCCGACGCCATCGCCAGCGTGCTGGAAAAACAAACCACCGGCTACGATGGCAAGCCCAGGGCGGAGGACTATGGCCTGGCCAAGAACCTTGCCGGACAGTGCCCGGAGTGCAGCAATATGCTCATATACCAGGAGGGGTGCTTTATCTGCCCCGCCTGCGGCTATACCAAGTGCTAGGTATAAGGAGGGCAAAGCCTTGGCTGAAGACTTGATGAATAGAGACGTCATTGTTCTCCAGGAAATGGAAGCCAGGCGCGTCGGTGACGGGATAAGGGAACTGCGCCTCCGCTGTGGGCTCTCGGTCGAGGAGCTTGCCCGCAGGGCCAGTGTCCCCCACGACTACCTGAGCCGCCTTGAAGAGGGACAGGAACTGAAAATAACCCGGTCAGTTCTGGATAACCTCAGGCAGGCGAGCGACGGTGGTGGGTGAAGCAAAGGCTTATAGAGCAATAGTCACCAATTGGCAATAAGATAACTGCGGTTTGTTTTTAAATAATACGCGTTTTTATTAATCCCCTCCCACCACGGAGGGGATAACTATTTTCAAAGCCATTATTAATCCTAAAGTCTGTATGTTTAACTTGCGATAAAAGTCACATACATAATCTCCATTTTAGCTATAAGATGTAATTGATGAGTCGAGGAGGTGGAAAAGGATTAAATGATGCGATTTCATAGCAGACTATACATCGTTCTATTCTCGCTATCGATATTGATTTCGCTTGCCCTCGGTGGCTTGCTGGCTTCCTGCCAGCCGGCTGCGGAAACTGTAACCGTAGCCCAGGCAGACGATGCCTGCCCCGTACCGATAAAGGAGACTGAACCGATGAATACGTCAGAAGATGAAACGGTTGCTCTGCAACAATATGACATTCCGCCCATTGATGTATCAGCACCAGAGCAGATGGAGACAGCTACCTTCTCGCTTGGCTGATTCTGGGGTCCTGACTCCCGGTTCGGGAGTCTACCCGGAGTGATACGAACTCGCGTCGGCTATGCCGGAGGGAGTGAAGAAAATCCCACATATTACGACCTCGGTGGCCACACCGAGACGGTTGAGATTGATTACGACCCCGCCAGAATCTCATATGAGGAACTGCTCGATATTTTCTGGGACAGCCACAATCCGGCCAGACCGGCCCTCTCCGTGCAGTACAAGTCGGCAATCTTCTATCACGATGAGGAGCAGAAGCGGCTGGCACTTGAGTCGAAGGCGCGCCTGGAGGCAGAACTGAACGCGACCATCTTCACCGAGATATTACCCTATTCCAGGTTCCACCTCGCTGAGGACTACCATCAGAAGTACTATCTGCGAAACGTTCCTGACCTCAGAAAGGAGATGACGGCCATATATCCTGATGTCAATAATTTCGTTAATTCCACGGCCGTGGCCCGCGTCAACGGGTACCTTGGCGGCAATGGAGATATCGAAATCCTGCGACAGGAGATAGACGGCTACGGTCTTTCCCCCGCAGCAAAGCAGCGGCTGCTGGAAATGGCGGCTTCCTGAAGACAAATAGCCTTACCGTCCCCCCCATTCTGCCCCTTTGACACCCCCTCAGGCCGATGATATGATTATGCAAGGGGGCGGTCTTGATGGCCAATATTGACCTCTACCTCGTAATTCTCGTCGTTTGCTTGCTGTTCTCCGCCTTCTTCTCCAGCTCGGAAACGGCCTTTGTTTCCCTGCAGAGAGTAAGGGTTCAGCATCTGGTTGATAACAATGTCAGGGGCGCGAAACGCGTCGCCGGTATGATTGCGCGTCCGGAAAAACTGCTCTCCACCGTCCTTTTCGGCAATACGCTGGTCAATACTGCCGCGGCTGCTATAGCGACAGTACTGGCCATTAATTTTTGGGGCGAACGGGGAGTGCTCTACGCCACGCTTGGCCTCACCGCTTTTCTCTTAATCTTCACCGAGACAACACCCAAGACTATTGCCGCCCAGCATACAGAGAGACTGGCCATGCTTTTCGCCCGTCCGCTGACCTTTGTCTCCTGGCTCTTCACTCCATTCGTCATCGTCCTCAGCTGGATCGCCATCAGCTTTACCAGACTGTTCGGCGGCACCACCGCCTCATTATCAATAGCCCGGCCAGAGGAAATCCGCACCATGATCGCCCTC
This genomic stretch from Chloroflexota bacterium harbors:
- the msrA gene encoding peptide-methionine (S)-S-oxide reductase MsrA, yielding MNTSEDETVALQQYDIPPIDVSAPEQMETATFSLGUFWGPDSRFGSLPGVIRTRVGYAGGSEENPTYYDLGGHTETVEIDYDPARISYEELLDIFWDSHNPARPALSVQYKSAIFYHDEEQKRLALESKARLEAELNATIFTEILPYSRFHLAEDYHQKYYLRNVPDLRKEMTAIYPDVNNFVNSTAVARVNGYLGGNGDIEILRQEIDGYGLSPAAKQRLLEMAAS
- a CDS encoding helix-turn-helix domain-containing protein — protein: MAEDLMNRDVIVLQEMEARRVGDGIRELRLRCGLSVEELARRASVPHDYLSRLEEGQELKITRSVLDNLRQASDGGG
- a CDS encoding vitamin B12-dependent ribonucleotide reductase, which encodes MGIADRRLVERLTAQVIERLEQNRTLFQPPALPGMEDFVDRSSRRLSRLPSDTDILTMVEEILAAEEQKFTEEAPAEMKPTKTAKTTSRPDTGLKLTENALHVLQKRYLKKDKQGNVIETPEEMFHRVARAIAEAELLYKPSANVKEIENEFYRIMTSHEFLPNSPTLMNAGRELGQLSACFVLPIEDSMESIFDSVKHTALIHKSGGGTGFSFSRLRPARDRVGSTGGVASGPVSFIRAFDTATDVIKQGGMRRGANMGILNVDHPDIIKFITSKEDMTALTNFNISVAVTSEFMEAVKAGTDYSLINPRTKEVEGKLNAKEVFDKIVDMAWKTGDPGIVFIDRINQDNPTPHLGKIESTNPCGEQPLLPYESCNLGSINLAEMLQQGDSSFEIDYPRLANTVKTAVRFLDNVIDVNKFPLPQIEEMTKKTRKIGLGVMGFADMLLQLGIPYNSEAALNLASEVMKFISDEATKASVELGEERGLFPAFEGSAYDKPNGYRVRNATRTTIAPTGTLSMIAGCSSGIEPLFALSFTKNILDGAKLVEVNPYFEDIAREKGFYSEDLMQKLADGAHLGDIDGVPDDVKPVFVTAHEITPEWHVKMQAAFQKSTNNAVSKTVNFPREATREDVAKVYLLACEEGLKGITIYRDGSRDAQVLTTGRTEEKIDKADEERRTPRKRAKVTSGFTERVTTGCGYIYVTVNSDENGICEVFSHLGKTGGCASAQAEATCRLISLSLRSGLDVASVVRQLRGIRCPSIAWEEGKSILSCADAIASVLEKQTTGYDGKPRAEDYGLAKNLAGQCPECSNMLIYQEGCFICPACGYTKC
- a CDS encoding ImmA/IrrE family metallo-endopeptidase, encoding MFVDVEHTNTLIIERARKLVNKLVSLRGHDKPPFLAEEFASLCGINEVVRTDLINVSAVLLKLHGGAIIQVNSKHHPSRQNFSVAHEIGHLLFSELKLERYINSIEYRTFNPQAKARTREKAIERLCDIAATELLMPELIFKKYLANFGLSVNSVEPLAHIFKTSIQATAFRIAEVTNEPCLMLMWQPFPVNNPKGLRLKRCVSSKTKLKAVPIHTLDKFPSSLSKAYNSNMSVKSNKKFIINNTEHFIPMESKGFGYGEYRYVLSLAFLNKVKLGDSFAE